Proteins encoded in a region of the Oscillospiraceae bacterium MB24-C1 genome:
- a CDS encoding tripartite tricarboxylate transporter TctB family protein, whose amino-acid sequence MLMDFNVIVGLGTLLFGVIYTAAAFNLDRATIGNPIEPLLFPIMLGVGMIICGVLLMATAVAEIKKDPTKFKKFKFERTADGKIPKDRILIAVTCLAGIVYAVIFEQLGYVISTVLFLGLMLFLFRGRKKWPSNIVIALAFSLSVYLLFTKMLTIPLPMMPGGIF is encoded by the coding sequence ATGTTAATGGATTTTAATGTGATCGTTGGACTTGGCACCCTATTGTTTGGTGTCATCTATACAGCCGCAGCCTTTAACCTAGACAGGGCGACTATCGGAAACCCGATTGAGCCGCTGCTGTTCCCAATTATGTTGGGGGTAGGGATGATTATATGCGGCGTTCTGCTTATGGCAACAGCGGTTGCCGAAATTAAAAAGGATCCCACCAAATTTAAAAAGTTTAAATTTGAACGCACAGCTGACGGTAAAATTCCCAAGGATCGCATTCTCATTGCCGTCACCTGTCTCGCCGGTATCGTTTATGCCGTCATCTTTGAACAGCTCGGTTATGTCATTTCAACCGTATTGTTTCTGGGGCTGATGCTGTTTTTATTCCGCGGCAGGAAAAAATGGCCGTCAAACATCGTCATCGCCCTGGCCTTTTCACTGAGTGTCTATCTTCTGTTCACCAAAATGTTGACAATTCCGCTGCCAATGATGCCCGGCGGCATTTTCTAA
- the ilvD gene encoding dihydroxy-acid dehydratase: MELRSHKVTQGVERAPHRSLFYALGYTDEELNRPLVGVVSAHSEIVPGHIHLDKIAEAVKAGVRMAGGTPILIPAIGVCDGIAMGHIGMKYSLASRELIADSVETMAMAHCLDALVLVPNCDKIVPGMVMAAARINIPALVVSGGPMLAGEHDGAHTSLSYLFESVGEHKVNMIDDAELRARELDSCPGCGSCSGMYTANSMNCLCEAIGIALPGNGTIPAVYSARTQLAKQAGMKIMELLEKNICPRDIITPASIKNALSVDMALGCSTNSVLHLLAISNEAGVPMDLKTINEISAKVPNLCHLAPAGRHYIQELNTAGGLPAVMNQLAAAGFLDTSVITATGKTLAENVAGAVNKNPEIIRPIENPYSKTGGIAIMWGNIAQDGCVVKRSAVAPEMLTHTGPARVFNSEEEAIDAIYKGKIISGDVVVIRFEGPAGGPGMREMLSPTSALAGMKLDKTVALITDGRFSGASRGASIGHVAPEAAAGGNIAYIEEGDLIEIDIPASRINVKVSDEELAARKQKFVMPAPNVTSGWLARYARLVGAANTGAVMK; encoded by the coding sequence ATGGAATTAAGAAGTCATAAGGTCACCCAGGGAGTGGAGCGTGCACCGCACCGATCTCTGTTTTATGCCCTTGGATATACCGATGAGGAGCTAAACCGTCCGCTGGTCGGCGTGGTATCGGCACACAGCGAAATTGTGCCCGGCCATATTCATCTGGACAAAATTGCCGAGGCGGTCAAAGCCGGTGTTCGAATGGCGGGGGGTACTCCTATACTGATTCCCGCAATCGGCGTTTGTGATGGCATTGCCATGGGTCACATCGGTATGAAATATTCGCTGGCTTCGCGCGAGCTAATCGCCGATTCGGTCGAGACCATGGCCATGGCGCACTGTCTGGATGCTTTAGTGCTGGTTCCCAACTGCGATAAAATCGTCCCCGGTATGGTTATGGCCGCGGCCAGAATCAATATTCCCGCGCTAGTGGTTTCGGGCGGACCTATGCTGGCTGGTGAGCATGATGGCGCACACACCAGCCTGTCTTATCTGTTTGAATCGGTTGGTGAACACAAAGTAAACATGATTGACGATGCCGAGTTGCGCGCCCGCGAGTTGGACAGCTGCCCCGGTTGTGGTTCCTGCTCCGGTATGTATACCGCTAACTCAATGAACTGTCTTTGCGAAGCCATCGGCATTGCGCTACCCGGCAACGGCACCATTCCCGCCGTTTATTCGGCTCGTACCCAACTGGCAAAGCAGGCAGGTATGAAGATCATGGAACTTCTGGAAAAGAATATTTGCCCACGTGACATCATTACCCCTGCTTCTATCAAAAATGCGCTCTCGGTCGATATGGCATTGGGCTGTTCTACCAACAGCGTGTTGCACCTGTTGGCCATCTCAAACGAGGCCGGTGTTCCAATGGATTTGAAAACCATCAATGAAATCAGCGCCAAGGTGCCCAACCTTTGTCACCTGGCCCCTGCCGGACGCCATTATATTCAGGAGCTTAATACCGCAGGCGGCCTACCCGCGGTGATGAACCAGCTAGCCGCCGCTGGGTTCCTTGATACCTCGGTCATCACAGCTACTGGCAAAACTCTCGCTGAAAATGTCGCGGGCGCGGTCAATAAAAACCCCGAGATTATCCGCCCCATCGAGAATCCCTACAGCAAAACCGGCGGCATCGCCATCATGTGGGGCAACATCGCGCAGGATGGCTGCGTAGTCAAACGCAGTGCTGTTGCGCCTGAGATGCTTACCCACACTGGCCCTGCACGCGTGTTCAATTCTGAAGAAGAGGCTATCGACGCGATCTATAAAGGCAAAATTATCTCCGGCGACGTCGTTGTCATCCGGTTTGAGGGACCTGCCGGCGGCCCCGGTATGCGTGAGATGCTCTCCCCCACCTCTGCACTGGCAGGTATGAAGCTGGACAAGACTGTCGCACTCATCACCGATGGGCGCTTCTCCGGCGCTTCCCGCGGCGCTTCCATCGGGCATGTGGCGCCCGAGGCGGCGGCAGGCGGTAACATCGCCTATATTGAGGAAGGCGACCTTATCGAGATCGACATTCCTGCAAGTCGTATCAACGTCAAGGTCAGCGATGAAGAGCTTGCAGCCAGAAAGCAAAAGTTTGTCATGCCTGCTCCCAATGTTACATCCGGCTGGCTGGCACGCTATGCCCGTCTGGTAGGTGCCGCCAATACCGGTGCGGTGATGAAATAA
- a CDS encoding LacI family DNA-binding transcriptional regulator, translating to MAGRITISDIAKSAKVSKTTISRYLNGNYNYMSAETRSRIEQIIKEYDYVPNNVARTLKSKKSGMIGVIVNTLRYQVGAQTVTGINDICSKNGYGTIVYCSNDDQKTEQMAIQLCLNQQVEGLIIIPCENSVTRYNEICERGIPVVLCTRQLAEWSYGCVYVKHDELIRNMLYHLKEQGFEKSRFLLDVRNFHKKWMGDVFAQTAQELFGMTDEESVVLVGRDNPAVGDALDVFLHQYPGQRKAIMAVNTHTLFLVLQELEQRKIRIPHELGVCGYDAVGWSELVYPGISAIRQPMDRMGIMAAEKMMESLREHQPSQGGTALQGSLFFRNSTNLKML from the coding sequence ATGGCGGGGAGAATTACAATTTCAGATATTGCTAAGTCTGCGAAGGTATCTAAGACTACTATTTCCCGCTATTTAAACGGTAATTACAATTATATGTCCGCGGAGACGCGTTCCCGAATCGAGCAAATCATTAAGGAATATGACTATGTTCCCAATAACGTTGCGCGCACCTTAAAATCAAAAAAAAGTGGGATGATTGGCGTTATCGTTAACACACTGCGCTATCAGGTAGGTGCACAGACGGTCACGGGGATTAATGATATCTGTTCCAAAAACGGTTATGGTACGATTGTTTACTGCAGCAACGACGATCAGAAGACCGAGCAGATGGCGATCCAGCTCTGTCTCAACCAGCAGGTGGAAGGGCTTATCATTATCCCTTGCGAAAATTCGGTTACCCGTTATAACGAGATATGCGAACGCGGGATTCCTGTCGTTCTCTGTACGCGGCAACTGGCTGAGTGGTCATACGGCTGCGTCTATGTCAAGCATGATGAGCTGATTCGAAATATGTTGTATCATCTTAAGGAACAAGGATTTGAAAAGAGTCGCTTTCTTTTGGATGTCCGTAATTTTCATAAAAAGTGGATGGGCGATGTTTTCGCCCAGACCGCCCAGGAGCTTTTTGGTATGACGGATGAGGAGTCGGTTGTTCTGGTGGGACGGGACAATCCTGCTGTTGGGGATGCACTCGATGTTTTTCTACATCAGTATCCCGGTCAGCGCAAGGCAATCATGGCAGTTAATACACACACTCTCTTTCTGGTTCTTCAAGAGCTGGAACAGCGAAAGATCAGGATTCCCCATGAATTGGGGGTTTGCGGTTATGACGCTGTCGGTTGGTCAGAGCTGGTTTATCCGGGTATTTCAGCTATTCGCCAACCGATGGATCGCATGGGGATTATGGCAGCGGAAAAAATGATGGAAAGTCTGCGGGAACACCAGCCAAGTCAAGGAGGTACTGCGCTGCAGGGAAGTCTATTTTTTCGCAATTCCACCAACCTGAAGATGTTATAA
- a CDS encoding tripartite tricarboxylate transporter TctB family protein yields the protein MKKQLHQDVYIGLVCLALCLLIFALNMNLSPDAAMMPRLLGGILTVLSILIIYRGLNKSKLPVEAQGAKALTLDALKIPLITWGFVVLYFVLFMAVGYFLATGVMIIVLMRFMKRTSWPIIITIDITYLLLIYFVFVRMLNVSVDGFGMLGQLL from the coding sequence GTGAAGAAACAACTCCATCAAGACGTTTACATAGGTCTTGTCTGTTTGGCGCTATGCCTGCTTATTTTTGCACTGAATATGAACCTGTCCCCTGATGCGGCTATGATGCCTCGTCTATTGGGCGGAATACTGACAGTATTATCCATTCTGATCATTTATCGTGGCTTAAATAAAAGTAAGTTGCCTGTCGAAGCGCAGGGCGCAAAGGCTCTGACTTTAGATGCGCTGAAAATTCCTCTGATCACCTGGGGATTTGTGGTACTGTATTTCGTGTTGTTCATGGCGGTTGGTTATTTTCTGGCTACCGGTGTTATGATCATCGTGTTGATGCGATTTATGAAGCGCACTTCATGGCCTATTATCATCACCATCGACATCACTTATTTGCTACTGATTTATTTCGTGTTTGTCCGTATGCTAAACGTATCTGTGGATGGTTTTGGCATGCTGGGCCAATTGCTGTGA
- a CDS encoding tripartite tricarboxylate transporter substrate binding protein codes for MNKVQSIAVAAAMLLAIVGCRGNAFSNLSSAPSGNASSGASATAWTPIKDVKVIVAYRHGSGTDTSARLLLANAKKYVGQSLVVENLEGADGKIGYTALARAKPDGYTIGFINMPTFTTLALESDSPFSIKSVVPICNHLFEPSAVVVKQDSPYNTLQDLIDACEAGELKCSTNGNMASNHTGAQIFAKAAGFDYKAVPYGGTADQLMALSQDEVEFSVPKVGDVASMVTGDNAELRMLAVFSENRVEQYPDVPTMKELGLIDTWYGSARALVAPANTPQAIIDFYAEAFKKAMEDQKCITDHEAAGLSMTYMDPDALTDLLTAQDTFCRDIVVTLYQD; via the coding sequence ATGAACAAAGTACAATCTATTGCTGTTGCGGCAGCAATGCTTTTAGCAATCGTCGGTTGTAGGGGTAACGCTTTCAGCAATTTATCGAGTGCACCATCTGGCAATGCGTCGTCTGGTGCATCTGCTACTGCGTGGACACCCATTAAGGATGTCAAGGTCATCGTAGCTTACAGGCACGGTTCAGGAACTGACACCAGTGCTCGGCTATTGCTGGCCAACGCAAAAAAGTACGTCGGACAGTCGCTCGTAGTTGAAAATCTTGAGGGTGCCGATGGCAAAATTGGCTATACGGCGTTGGCCCGTGCCAAACCGGATGGCTATACCATTGGCTTTATCAATATGCCCACCTTTACGACACTGGCGCTTGAGTCTGACTCACCCTTTAGTATTAAAAGTGTGGTGCCGATCTGCAACCATCTTTTTGAGCCATCAGCTGTTGTTGTTAAACAGGATAGCCCCTACAACACCCTGCAGGATCTGATAGATGCCTGCGAGGCTGGTGAACTAAAGTGTTCCACTAATGGTAATATGGCGTCTAATCACACCGGCGCCCAGATTTTTGCCAAGGCTGCTGGCTTTGACTATAAGGCGGTACCCTATGGTGGGACGGCCGACCAGTTGATGGCGCTGAGCCAAGACGAAGTGGAATTTTCGGTTCCAAAAGTTGGTGATGTAGCTTCAATGGTAACAGGTGATAATGCCGAGCTACGCATGCTTGCGGTGTTCTCAGAAAACCGCGTCGAGCAATATCCCGATGTACCTACTATGAAGGAACTTGGCTTAATTGACACCTGGTATGGCAGCGCGCGTGCCTTGGTCGCCCCCGCCAATACCCCTCAGGCAATTATTGATTTTTATGCCGAGGCGTTTAAAAAAGCGATGGAAGATCAAAAGTGCATCACGGACCATGAGGCCGCAGGGCTTTCAATGACTTATATGGATCCTGACGCGCTAACAGATTTGCTTACCGCGCAGGATACCTTTTGCCGTGATATCGTTGTAACGCTGTATCAGGACTAA
- a CDS encoding tripartite tricarboxylate transporter permease — MSAIFNNLMMGFLVAFQPINLMWVTIGGVLGTIIGMLPGLGPATGVAVLLPLTYAMGPEGALITMCGVYYGAMFGGSRSSILINTPGDGAAIAATFDGYPMAQNGKAESALAISAIASFIGGIISVAFFIFLAVPVSRFALKFGPSQYFMLMLAALSMTASMNKGNAAKGFASMFFGLMISSVGLDAQSGVPRFTFGEPHMMSGIDFLIVIIAFYALGEVFKSFKDIDEGKKKMQTKFGKIWITMEEWKKCWKPILRSTPLGFIIGALPGAGGTMASLMAYNNEKQIAKNPDDFGKGEIVGLAAPEASNNAASVGALIPMLTLGVPGSGTTAVMMGALLMLGLQPGPLLFTNHPQLAWGLIASMVIGNIIIAIVNIPMAGALVRVLSIPPKILYPIILALAFIGAYAISNSVFDFYLMVIFAIVGYIFDKAKIPTAPMILAAIVGNTMEVSFRQALLLADGSYTVFLKGGINLFLLVVIMACILLPFIREVKKTTKATH, encoded by the coding sequence TTGAGTGCAATTTTTAATAATTTGATGATGGGATTCTTGGTCGCCTTCCAACCGATTAACCTGATGTGGGTGACAATCGGCGGTGTTCTGGGTACAATTATCGGCATGCTGCCTGGCCTGGGACCCGCAACCGGCGTCGCCGTGCTGCTGCCGCTAACCTATGCCATGGGACCCGAGGGTGCCCTGATTACCATGTGCGGCGTATATTACGGCGCGATGTTCGGCGGCTCTAGAAGCTCGATCCTTATCAACACCCCCGGCGATGGTGCTGCTATTGCTGCAACATTTGACGGTTACCCTATGGCGCAAAACGGCAAGGCCGAATCTGCCCTAGCTATTTCGGCCATCGCTTCTTTCATCGGCGGTATTATTTCGGTTGCTTTCTTCATTTTTCTAGCGGTTCCGGTTTCGCGATTTGCGCTGAAATTCGGCCCCTCGCAATATTTTATGCTGATGCTGGCAGCGCTTTCTATGACTGCTTCGATGAACAAAGGCAATGCGGCAAAGGGCTTTGCCTCGATGTTCTTCGGCTTGATGATTTCGAGCGTGGGCCTTGATGCACAGTCCGGTGTGCCCCGCTTTACCTTTGGCGAACCGCATATGATGTCCGGCATTGATTTTCTTATTGTCATCATTGCGTTTTATGCGCTGGGCGAAGTTTTTAAAAGCTTTAAAGACATCGACGAAGGAAAAAAGAAAATGCAGACCAAGTTCGGCAAAATCTGGATTACTATGGAAGAGTGGAAAAAATGCTGGAAACCCATTCTGCGCAGTACACCGCTCGGCTTTATCATCGGTGCACTGCCCGGTGCGGGTGGTACAATGGCTTCCCTGATGGCGTATAACAACGAAAAGCAGATTGCAAAGAACCCCGACGACTTTGGCAAGGGCGAAATTGTCGGCCTTGCAGCACCTGAAGCTTCTAACAATGCCGCCTCTGTCGGCGCGCTGATTCCGATGCTGACCCTCGGCGTTCCGGGTTCGGGCACTACGGCGGTTATGATGGGCGCGCTGCTCATGCTGGGTTTGCAGCCCGGTCCGCTGCTGTTCACCAATCATCCTCAGCTGGCCTGGGGCCTAATTGCATCGATGGTCATCGGCAACATTATCATCGCCATTGTTAACATCCCAATGGCCGGTGCACTGGTGCGCGTACTCTCGATCCCGCCGAAAATTCTCTATCCTATAATTCTGGCACTGGCGTTCATTGGCGCCTATGCTATCTCAAACTCGGTATTTGATTTCTATCTCATGGTTATCTTCGCGATTGTCGGCTACATATTCGACAAGGCCAAAATCCCTACTGCGCCCATGATTCTGGCTGCTATAGTCGGTAATACTATGGAGGTATCGTTCCGTCAGGCGCTTTTGCTGGCCGACGGCTCCTACACTGTATTTTTAAAGGGCGGCATCAACCTGTTCCTGCTGGTGGTCATTATGGCTTGCATCCTTCTGCCTTTTATCCGCGAGGTCAAAAAGACCACCAAGGCAACACATTAA
- a CDS encoding tripartite tricarboxylate transporter substrate binding protein, protein MAWKKTFATFLALSICAVATSCGGSSTASTTSSGAVSSTAPADSSSSVPAYPAKAMEFIAPAGAGGGWDTTIRAVAKVLKDTKLVSVAMPVTNKPGGGGSVNLAYMDEKKGSDTIISVYSPPLILNNLNGTTPLNYKDNTTPLAALITDYGCFLVGKNSPYQTINDVMDALKKDIKSVKLGGASSAGSMDHLQFLKVAKAAGVEHSEQIDYVSFQDGSATAMLLGGHFDVLTSGVADSIGLVESGDLRVLAITSDERIGTGTIATFPTCKEQGIDATFYNWRGLFGTAGMPDYAKDFWVDALSKMVEAPEWKAECEKYGWDQKFMTGDAFMKFLDERNEEYKELLDSVGMLKA, encoded by the coding sequence ATGGCTTGGAAAAAAACTTTCGCGACTTTCTTAGCACTTAGCATTTGTGCAGTCGCCACCTCATGCGGCGGCAGCAGCACTGCGTCCACGACAAGTTCCGGCGCCGTTTCAAGTACAGCGCCCGCCGACTCAAGCAGCTCAGTACCTGCTTACCCCGCAAAGGCAATGGAATTCATAGCGCCCGCCGGTGCCGGCGGTGGCTGGGATACGACCATCCGCGCTGTCGCCAAGGTACTTAAGGACACCAAACTGGTCTCTGTCGCAATGCCTGTCACCAACAAGCCTGGCGGCGGCGGTTCGGTCAATCTGGCTTATATGGACGAGAAAAAGGGCAGTGATACCATCATCTCGGTCTATTCTCCGCCCCTTATCCTCAATAATCTCAACGGCACCACTCCGCTGAACTACAAGGATAATACCACCCCTTTGGCCGCACTGATCACCGACTACGGCTGCTTCTTAGTAGGTAAGAATTCTCCGTATCAGACCATTAATGATGTGATGGACGCACTGAAGAAAGACATCAAGAGCGTTAAGCTTGGCGGTGCTTCTTCGGCCGGTTCGATGGATCACCTCCAGTTTTTGAAGGTCGCAAAAGCCGCCGGCGTTGAGCATTCTGAACAGATCGACTACGTCAGCTTCCAGGACGGCTCCGCAACCGCCATGTTGCTCGGCGGACACTTTGACGTGCTGACCTCCGGCGTTGCAGACAGCATCGGCCTTGTTGAAAGCGGCGACCTGCGCGTGCTGGCCATCACCTCTGACGAGCGCATCGGCACCGGTACCATTGCAACCTTCCCCACCTGTAAGGAGCAGGGCATTGACGCCACTTTCTATAACTGGCGCGGCCTGTTCGGCACTGCCGGCATGCCTGACTACGCCAAGGATTTCTGGGTGGATGCGCTGAGCAAAATGGTTGAGGCGCCCGAATGGAAAGCCGAGTGCGAAAAATACGGCTGGGATCAGAAATTTATGACCGGCGACGCATTCATGAAGTTCCTCGACGAGCGGAATGAGGAATACAAGGAGCTGCTTGATTCTGTCGGCATGCTTAAGGCATAA
- a CDS encoding MgtC/SapB family protein — protein sequence MAQFDVLLDYLRQLNIVSIFVRFAFTIFCGGIIGMERGKKRHPAGLRTHLVVCIGSASVMMVSQYIALYFSANTDPARLGAQVISGIGFLGVGTIVVTGHNQVKGLTTAAGLWASACMGLAIGIGFYEGALIMCLFLYMVLEVLERLDEQYLKTSNNIKLYIEYAHTMRLSSVITHLRDKGWKTHAIEQLKTDCDCAAMLVTLSHAGKRQAHDILLEGLRALDGVCFAEEI from the coding sequence TTGGCTCAGTTCGACGTTTTGCTGGACTATCTGCGGCAGCTCAACATCGTCTCTATATTTGTGCGTTTTGCTTTTACAATATTCTGTGGCGGTATTATCGGGATGGAACGGGGCAAAAAACGCCACCCGGCCGGGTTACGTACCCATTTGGTGGTGTGTATTGGTTCCGCTTCGGTCATGATGGTCAGTCAGTATATCGCGCTGTACTTTAGCGCTAATACCGACCCTGCACGGCTTGGTGCGCAGGTGATCAGTGGCATCGGCTTTCTCGGCGTTGGCACCATTGTGGTTACAGGGCATAATCAGGTTAAGGGGTTGACTACGGCTGCCGGACTGTGGGCCTCGGCCTGTATGGGTCTTGCAATCGGAATTGGCTTTTATGAAGGTGCGCTTATTATGTGTCTCTTCCTTTATATGGTGCTGGAGGTATTGGAACGTCTGGATGAGCAATATTTGAAGACCTCCAATAACATCAAACTCTACATTGAATATGCGCATACGATGCGACTGTCTTCGGTTATTACACATCTGCGCGACAAGGGATGGAAGACCCATGCCATTGAACAACTCAAAACCGATTGTGATTGTGCCGCTATGTTGGTCACATTGTCGCACGCTGGCAAGCGACAGGCGCATGACATCCTACTGGAGGGCCTGCGTGCATTGGATGGCGTTTGTTTTGCGGAAGAGATATGA
- a CDS encoding tripartite tricarboxylate transporter substrate binding protein codes for MKKAISVLLVLAIAVSLAACGSQSSAPSAGQSDSSATASPATASNGEWPNKAITLLCGYSAGGSSDLGSRYLAEALKKELGVPVVVENVPGSGSWLAWNQLLQNTDPDGYTFALVNLSALYGHYDATNPREKTIEDFELLANHVVDYQVLAIRSDETRFTDYSSLIEYAKNNPLILASATSSITSGDATVAKFLEQKHGSQLTVIPVDGASDATTMFLAGETDILSANVGDVMEAEENGYRPIVVFAPERSEYLPDVPTAIEIGVDDYVSFSARGYAYMKGVDPAIVEKMTNALIKSFNDPDYQKNMAAMGAQLELYTGEEYYNLLMDQLDSRLELWKVQK; via the coding sequence ATGAAAAAAGCAATCTCAGTCCTTTTGGTTCTGGCAATTGCCGTTTCTCTTGCGGCTTGTGGCAGCCAAAGCAGCGCCCCAAGCGCCGGTCAATCTGATTCCAGCGCAACGGCAAGCCCCGCCACGGCTTCCAATGGTGAATGGCCCAACAAGGCCATTACCCTGCTCTGTGGTTATTCTGCTGGTGGCTCGTCCGACCTGGGTAGCCGCTATCTGGCTGAGGCTCTGAAGAAAGAGCTAGGCGTACCCGTGGTAGTCGAGAACGTCCCCGGCAGCGGTAGCTGGCTTGCGTGGAATCAGCTTTTGCAGAATACCGATCCAGACGGATATACCTTTGCTCTAGTGAACCTGTCGGCTTTGTATGGTCACTATGATGCGACCAATCCCCGCGAAAAAACCATCGAAGATTTTGAACTGTTAGCCAACCATGTTGTAGACTATCAGGTTCTGGCTATTCGCAGCGACGAAACCCGCTTCACCGATTATTCTTCGTTAATCGAATACGCCAAGAACAATCCCTTAATCCTAGCCTCTGCTACTTCCAGTATTACCAGCGGCGATGCCACCGTTGCCAAATTCCTTGAACAAAAGCACGGCAGCCAGCTTACTGTTATCCCAGTCGACGGCGCCAGCGACGCCACAACCATGTTTTTAGCTGGTGAGACCGACATTCTCTCTGCCAATGTCGGCGATGTAATGGAAGCCGAAGAAAACGGCTATCGCCCCATCGTAGTTTTTGCTCCCGAGCGTTCCGAGTACCTACCCGACGTACCTACCGCTATTGAGATCGGTGTGGATGACTATGTGTCCTTTTCCGCCCGTGGTTACGCCTACATGAAGGGTGTTGACCCCGCTATCGTAGAGAAGATGACCAATGCTTTAATCAAATCTTTTAATGACCCCGATTATCAAAAGAATATGGCCGCCATGGGCGCCCAGCTTGAGCTCTACACCGGCGAAGAGTATTACAACTTGCTGATGGATCAGCTAGATAGCCGCCTAGAGCTTTGGAAAGTGCAGAAATAA
- a CDS encoding HAD-IA family hydrolase codes for MTACFDTVIFDLDGTLLNSIDDLTDSINNALGQCGFQKHTTKEVQGYVGDGVDMLVRRALPQNADQVDYNAVYSAFIAIYSENMYNKTQPYLGIPELIAELCQRGAKMAVVSNKFQDAVTPLIQDYFGDCIPVSVGTDENTPKKPDPSGVLKAMEALGSVRERTIYMGDSDVDILTAKNAGVFSVACTWGLRDRTVLEAAHPDALIDSPIALLPLLEGNNKALNQK; via the coding sequence ATGACAGCATGTTTTGATACCGTGATTTTTGACCTTGATGGTACGCTTCTTAATTCGATCGATGATCTGACCGACAGCATCAATAACGCGCTTGGTCAGTGTGGTTTTCAAAAACACACCACAAAAGAGGTTCAGGGCTATGTAGGGGACGGTGTGGATATGCTTGTTCGCCGGGCGTTGCCTCAAAACGCTGATCAGGTAGATTATAATGCTGTATATAGCGCTTTTATCGCGATTTACTCTGAGAATATGTACAATAAAACCCAGCCATATCTGGGTATACCCGAGCTGATTGCAGAGTTGTGTCAGCGGGGTGCTAAAATGGCGGTGGTGTCTAATAAATTTCAGGACGCGGTGACGCCGCTGATCCAAGACTATTTCGGTGACTGTATTCCGGTATCGGTCGGGACGGATGAAAACACGCCTAAAAAACCGGATCCGAGCGGGGTACTCAAGGCGATGGAAGCGTTAGGTTCGGTACGTGAGCGCACAATTTATATGGGCGACTCGGATGTGGACATTTTGACCGCGAAAAATGCGGGGGTATTTTCGGTGGCCTGCACTTGGGGCTTGCGCGACAGAACGGTGCTTGAGGCGGCCCATCCCGATGCGTTGATCGATTCCCCGATAGCGCTATTGCCGCTTTTAGAGGGGAATAATAAGGCATTAAACCAGAAGTAA